The Flavobacterium marginilacus genome window below encodes:
- a CDS encoding discoidin domain-containing protein — translation MNKLYSITLLFFLIGFTASTEAQNNAVGGKTDWFDPSKPATTYCNPINIGYNYTTQNHNGIPESRRSSADPVIITYKGDYYLFATNQAGFFWSKDMSDWKFVYGSFQRNPGDDDQCAPAAWVVNDTLFYVGSTWKKDHPIWKTADPKSGRWTRHVNTAMLPTWDPAIFQDDDKKVYMYYGSSGKLPLVGVEVDYKTWLPKGNQADYAKLYTATEVEDIQKPYGQAKAVVGLDPAMHGWERFGPNNDMEPAPWGNFIEGAWMTKHNGKYYMQYGAPATEFKGYANGVHVGDNPLGPFIYQKHNPMSYKPGGFVIGAGHGNTFADNYGNYWNTGTCKISIKDRFERRIDMFPAGFDKDDVMYSITSYGDFPIVLPTGQRDQTKGASSGWMLLSYKKPATVSSSEECKDVETHRMDNGDKKVFEKICYDVSNLTDENIQTYWSAATDKAGEWLQLDLGRKMEINALQINYADHKATQYNKAMDVYYQYKIYMSDDAQNWTLVIDKSKNDKDVPHDYVELTKSITARYIKMVNIHNASGMFAVSDFRVFGNGLLEKPKPVSDFKVKRNKTDSRNAIISWKKQTDAVGYTIYYGIAPDKLYTSIMVYDDSTYDFRGLDKGTRYYFSIEAFNENGIGLKNKIIEIK, via the coding sequence ATGAATAAACTGTATTCGATAACGCTTTTGTTTTTTTTGATTGGTTTTACAGCCAGTACAGAAGCTCAAAATAATGCTGTTGGCGGAAAAACAGACTGGTTTGATCCTAGTAAACCGGCTACAACTTATTGTAATCCGATTAATATTGGTTACAATTATACGACTCAAAATCACAATGGTATTCCAGAGTCCCGCCGTTCCAGTGCAGATCCTGTGATTATTACGTATAAAGGTGACTATTATTTATTTGCGACCAATCAGGCTGGATTTTTCTGGAGCAAAGACATGTCAGACTGGAAATTTGTTTATGGCAGTTTTCAGCGAAATCCAGGTGATGATGATCAGTGTGCGCCTGCTGCCTGGGTTGTCAATGATACTTTGTTTTATGTCGGTTCAACATGGAAAAAAGATCATCCAATCTGGAAAACAGCAGATCCAAAATCAGGACGATGGACAAGACATGTAAACACGGCAATGCTGCCAACATGGGATCCTGCAATTTTTCAGGATGATGATAAAAAAGTCTACATGTATTACGGTTCAAGCGGAAAACTGCCTCTTGTTGGTGTTGAGGTAGATTATAAAACTTGGCTTCCAAAAGGAAATCAGGCGGATTATGCAAAATTATATACCGCAACTGAAGTCGAAGATATTCAGAAACCGTATGGACAGGCAAAAGCAGTTGTAGGTCTAGATCCGGCAATGCATGGCTGGGAACGTTTTGGTCCTAATAATGATATGGAGCCAGCACCTTGGGGAAATTTTATTGAAGGTGCGTGGATGACCAAACACAATGGAAAATATTATATGCAGTATGGTGCTCCCGCAACTGAATTTAAAGGCTATGCCAATGGTGTTCATGTAGGAGATAATCCTTTGGGACCATTTATTTACCAAAAACATAATCCGATGTCGTATAAGCCTGGAGGTTTTGTAATTGGCGCCGGACACGGAAATACTTTTGCCGATAATTATGGGAATTACTGGAATACGGGAACTTGTAAAATTTCTATAAAAGACCGTTTCGAACGCAGAATTGATATGTTTCCCGCTGGATTTGACAAAGACGATGTTATGTATTCTATTACTTCGTATGGTGATTTTCCAATTGTGCTCCCCACAGGACAGCGTGACCAGACAAAAGGAGCTTCTTCGGGCTGGATGCTGCTTTCGTACAAAAAGCCAGCAACAGTTTCTTCTTCTGAGGAATGTAAAGACGTTGAAACACATAGAATGGATAATGGAGATAAAAAAGTATTTGAAAAAATCTGTTATGATGTATCTAATTTAACTGATGAAAATATCCAGACCTATTGGTCGGCAGCTACAGATAAAGCAGGTGAGTGGTTACAGCTGGATTTAGGCAGAAAGATGGAAATCAACGCACTGCAGATCAATTATGCCGATCATAAAGCTACTCAGTATAATAAAGCGATGGATGTTTATTATCAGTATAAAATCTATATGTCTGATGATGCACAAAACTGGACATTGGTAATTGATAAATCAAAAAACGATAAAGATGTTCCTCACGATTATGTAGAACTGACAAAATCGATTACCGCACGTTATATTAAAATGGTCAATATTCATAATGCTTCTGGTATGTTTGCAGTTTCGGATTTTAGAGTTTTTGGAAATGGATTGCTGGAAAAACCAAAGCCTGTCTCTGATTTTAAAGTAAAAAGAAATAAAACGGATTCCCGCAACGCTATCATTTCATGGAAAAAACAGACAGATGCCGTTGGTTATACTATTTATTATGGAATTGCCCCTGATAAATTATACACCAGTATTATGGTTTATGATGACAGTACTTATGATTT